One genomic window of Bacillus mycoides includes the following:
- the clpP gene encoding ATP-dependent Clp endopeptidase proteolytic subunit ClpP: MNAIPYVVEQTKLGERSYDIYSRLLKDRIIMIGSEINDQVASSVVAQLLFLEAEDAEKDIFLYINSPGGSTTAGFAILDTMNLIKPDVQTLCMGFAASFGALLLLAGAKGKRFALPNSEIMIHQPLGGVKGQATEIEITAKRILKLKHDINKIIAERTGQPVEKVAHDTERDYFMTAEEAKEYGIVDAVIEKK; encoded by the coding sequence ATGAATGCAATTCCTTACGTAGTAGAACAAACGAAATTAGGAGAACGCTCCTATGATATATATTCAAGATTATTAAAAGACCGAATTATTATGATTGGTTCAGAAATTAACGATCAAGTTGCAAGCAGTGTAGTAGCACAATTATTATTTTTAGAAGCGGAAGATGCAGAAAAAGATATATTCCTGTATATCAATAGTCCGGGCGGTTCAACGACAGCGGGATTTGCAATATTGGATACGATGAACCTTATTAAACCAGATGTGCAAACACTTTGTATGGGCTTTGCGGCATCATTTGGTGCGCTTTTACTATTAGCTGGCGCAAAGGGAAAAAGATTTGCGCTCCCTAACAGTGAAATCATGATTCATCAACCGCTCGGCGGTGTAAAAGGGCAAGCGACGGAGATTGAAATTACAGCAAAAAGAATATTAAAGTTAAAACACGATATTAATAAAATTATCGCAGAGCGAACAGGGCAACCAGTTGAAAAAGTAGCACATGATACAGAAAGAGATTATTTTATGACGGCAGAAGAAGCGAAGGAATATGGAATTGTCGATGCAGTTATTGAGAAAAAATAA
- a CDS encoding GNAT family N-acetyltransferase: MQSKLITELTDLETAFYIRKEVFVKEQGVPLEDEFDTYDQIGETCKHILVYYNELPVGTSRIRFIDGMGKLERICILKDYRKYGLGKVIIQALEEIARNKEANKVKLHGQTQAEGFYEKLGYQTSSDVFMEDGIPHVLMTKVLA; this comes from the coding sequence TTGCAATCCAAACTCATAACAGAACTTACTGATTTAGAAACTGCCTTTTACATTCGAAAAGAAGTATTCGTAAAAGAGCAAGGTGTCCCTCTTGAGGATGAATTCGATACATATGACCAAATTGGCGAGACATGCAAACATATATTAGTTTATTATAATGAACTTCCTGTAGGAACTAGCCGTATACGATTCATTGACGGAATGGGTAAACTAGAACGAATTTGTATTTTAAAAGACTATCGCAAATACGGATTAGGAAAAGTAATAATCCAGGCACTAGAAGAGATTGCTCGTAACAAAGAAGCAAATAAAGTGAAACTACACGGTCAAACACAAGCTGAAGGATTTTATGAAAAATTAGGCTATCAAACTTCTTCTGATGTATTTATGGAAGATGGAATTCCGCACGTTCTTATGACGAAAGTATTAGCGTAA
- a CDS encoding quaternary amine ABC transporter ATP-binding protein: MDNTKVRVENVTKVFGKHPQRALTLLKEGKSKSEILKETGMNVGVKKATFEVYTGEIFVIMGLSGSGKSTLVRMLNQLIKPTAGHIYIDGEDIATMGKEELRRVRRTKMSMVFQKFALFPHRTVIQNVAYGLEIQGVPVEERENKALESLQLVGLDHHKDNYPSQLSGGMQQRVGIARALTNNPDVLLMDESFSALDPLIRKEMQDELLELQDKMEKTIIFITHDLDEALRIGDRIALMKDGEIVQIGTPEEIMMSPANEFVEKFVADVNLGKVITAESILKRPETLLIDRGPRVALQIMRNAGVSTVYVVNKKYEFLGILTADDASKAVQKQWPIADLLLNDIPHVYLDTLLEETYAKMAEMKYPLPVIDEKKRLRGIIKRESVIQALAGNIEEEVKDDE, from the coding sequence ATGGATAATACAAAGGTACGTGTTGAAAATGTAACAAAAGTATTTGGGAAACATCCGCAACGAGCGCTTACCTTATTAAAAGAAGGAAAAAGCAAATCCGAAATTTTAAAGGAGACAGGAATGAACGTTGGTGTGAAAAAGGCAACGTTTGAAGTATACACTGGAGAAATTTTCGTTATTATGGGTTTATCTGGTAGTGGGAAATCTACATTGGTTCGAATGCTAAATCAATTAATTAAACCGACAGCGGGGCATATATACATAGATGGTGAAGATATCGCAACGATGGGAAAAGAAGAGTTGCGAAGAGTAAGAAGAACGAAGATGAGCATGGTGTTTCAAAAGTTCGCTTTATTTCCGCACCGTACAGTGATACAAAACGTTGCGTACGGGTTAGAAATTCAAGGAGTTCCAGTAGAGGAAAGAGAAAATAAGGCGTTAGAATCACTACAGTTAGTAGGGCTAGATCATCATAAAGATAATTACCCAAGTCAACTTAGTGGTGGTATGCAGCAGCGTGTTGGAATCGCAAGGGCACTAACGAATAATCCAGATGTATTACTAATGGACGAGTCATTTAGTGCATTAGATCCACTAATTCGAAAAGAAATGCAAGATGAATTGTTAGAGTTACAAGATAAAATGGAAAAAACAATTATATTTATTACACACGATTTAGATGAAGCGCTTCGTATTGGAGATCGTATCGCATTAATGAAAGATGGAGAAATCGTTCAAATTGGAACGCCGGAAGAAATTATGATGAGTCCTGCCAATGAATTTGTAGAGAAATTCGTGGCGGACGTGAATTTAGGAAAAGTAATTACGGCGGAATCTATATTAAAACGACCGGAGACTTTATTAATTGATCGTGGACCACGTGTAGCACTTCAAATTATGAGGAATGCAGGTGTTTCTACCGTATATGTTGTAAACAAAAAGTATGAGTTTTTAGGTATATTAACTGCGGATGATGCAAGTAAAGCAGTACAAAAACAGTGGCCGATTGCTGATTTATTACTTAACGATATTCCGCATGTGTATTTAGATACTTTACTTGAAGAAACGTATGCAAAAATGGCGGAGATGAAATATCCGTTACCCGTAATTGATGAGAAGAAAAGGCTAAGAGGAATTATTAAACGTGAAAGTGTCATTCAGGCTCTTGCAGGAAACATTGAGGAAGAGGTGAAAGACGATGAATAG
- a CDS encoding PP2C family serine/threonine-protein phosphatase, protein MHTTNNTQYSWVGSREMCLDEVSVKQYGDILLGKYGGNISAGAKKNEDGALVWSNGDWEFTVILDGHHSAESVDLVVNTIQKEYENIKVIMKESIETVFRSVENYILTIFQSLSFKEKCEKIKGETACLICVRKENYIWWLSIGDCLVYVFHEELHKLGQYALNQRHFYEWIGNVNTFNLPVPCYSSGIRELRTGKNRIVMVTDGVLECGDRRYETPENLYSEMNRNNNEINANIRNVLEHVHHQLGRDSATIISWDVENKGNATYPSNQPEKIQTIR, encoded by the coding sequence ATGCATACAACAAATAATACACAATATTCATGGGTTGGAAGTAGGGAAATGTGTTTAGACGAAGTTTCAGTAAAGCAATATGGTGATATCTTACTTGGTAAATACGGCGGGAATATAAGTGCCGGAGCAAAAAAGAATGAAGACGGTGCATTAGTTTGGTCGAATGGTGATTGGGAATTCACCGTTATATTAGACGGACATCATAGTGCAGAAAGCGTTGATTTAGTAGTAAATACAATCCAAAAAGAATATGAAAATATAAAAGTGATTATGAAAGAATCAATTGAAACCGTATTTCGATCTGTTGAAAATTATATACTTACGATTTTTCAATCCCTCTCATTTAAAGAAAAGTGCGAAAAAATAAAAGGTGAAACTGCTTGCTTAATATGCGTAAGAAAAGAAAATTACATATGGTGGCTATCTATTGGCGATTGCCTAGTTTATGTATTTCATGAAGAGTTACATAAATTAGGACAATATGCATTGAATCAACGCCACTTTTACGAATGGATTGGTAATGTAAATACATTTAATTTACCTGTACCTTGCTATTCATCAGGAATTCGTGAATTACGTACTGGAAAGAATCGAATTGTAATGGTGACAGATGGGGTATTAGAATGTGGGGACCGCCGATATGAAACCCCTGAAAATCTGTATAGTGAAATGAATAGAAATAATAACGAAATTAATGCCAATATTCGCAATGTTTTAGAGCATGTTCATCATCAGTTAGGGCGAGATAGTGCGACAATTATTAGTTGGGATGTTGAAAACAAAGGCAATGCTACGTATCCGAGTAATCAGCCGGAGAAAATCCAGACGATAAGGTAA
- a CDS encoding glycine betaine ABC transporter substrate-binding protein, whose translation MKKKIWLICLALFITMIFTSCNATNANSKGKIKIGVTSWKENIATANMWKVLLEEKGYKVELMYLEKAAIWTGVARGDVDANLEVWLPVTDKPLNARYKDDIVLKSKWYEGTGLGLVVPSYVKNVNSIEDLNAHKDELDNKIVGIEPGSSLMNLTNKAMKEYDIKLKLVQSSEAAMMSELKKAYTKKKPIAVTLWNPHWGFSEFDLKYLKDPKKVYGEKDDIYYSVRKGFEKDHPAIVKYFDQWKMNDEQLGTLMVMLNKTKDPEEAARKWIKKNQAVVDEWVKE comes from the coding sequence ATGAAAAAGAAAATATGGCTTATATGCCTTGCATTATTTATTACTATGATTTTCACTTCATGTAATGCAACAAATGCAAATTCGAAAGGGAAAATTAAAATAGGTGTAACAAGTTGGAAAGAAAATATCGCAACCGCAAACATGTGGAAAGTTTTATTAGAAGAAAAAGGCTACAAAGTTGAACTCATGTATTTAGAAAAAGCTGCGATATGGACTGGCGTCGCACGTGGTGATGTTGATGCAAATCTAGAAGTATGGCTTCCTGTTACGGATAAACCATTAAATGCTCGGTATAAAGATGACATTGTCTTAAAATCAAAATGGTATGAAGGTACTGGACTTGGTTTAGTCGTCCCTTCTTATGTGAAAAACGTTAACAGTATTGAAGATTTAAATGCACATAAAGATGAGCTAGATAATAAAATTGTTGGGATTGAACCTGGTAGTAGCCTTATGAATTTAACGAATAAAGCAATGAAGGAATATGATATAAAACTAAAACTTGTCCAATCTTCAGAAGCTGCGATGATGAGCGAACTAAAGAAGGCATATACGAAAAAGAAACCAATCGCTGTTACGCTTTGGAATCCTCATTGGGGCTTTTCAGAATTTGACTTAAAATATTTAAAAGACCCTAAGAAAGTATATGGTGAAAAAGATGACATTTATTACTCCGTTCGTAAAGGTTTCGAAAAAGATCATCCTGCTATTGTAAAATACTTTGATCAATGGAAAATGAACGATGAACAACTAGGTACTTTAATGGTCATGCTAAATAAAACGAAAGATCCGGAAGAAGCCGCACGAAAATGGATTAAAAAAAATCAAGCTGTAGTTGATGAATGGGTAAAAGAATGA
- a CDS encoding HIT family protein: protein MVMDMPINKQAEQNCFICEKHKGNIIVPGGAIYEDALIYVGHVHWDKEETYLGYVMIDIKRHVPGLAELTENEAKAFGLITSRVSKALKECEGAEHIYTFVSGNGVPHMHMHIIPRYPNTPKEFWSPTEVANWTGAPHGDSEKIKKLCERIRKYMVNEYAYNK from the coding sequence ATGGTGATGGATATGCCAATAAACAAGCAAGCAGAACAAAACTGCTTTATTTGCGAAAAACATAAAGGAAACATTATAGTTCCAGGTGGTGCTATTTATGAAGATGCTCTCATATACGTTGGGCATGTCCATTGGGATAAAGAAGAAACATATCTTGGTTATGTAATGATTGATATAAAAAGACATGTACCTGGTCTCGCTGAATTAACTGAAAATGAGGCAAAAGCATTCGGGCTGATAACAAGTAGAGTAAGTAAAGCGCTAAAAGAATGCGAAGGTGCAGAACATATTTATACTTTCGTTTCAGGAAATGGTGTACCACATATGCATATGCACATTATACCGCGTTATCCAAATACACCAAAAGAGTTTTGGTCACCGACTGAAGTAGCAAATTGGACTGGTGCACCACATGGAGATTCAGAGAAAATTAAAAAACTATGCGAAAGAATACGAAAGTATATGGTAAATGAGTATGCATACAACAAATAA
- a CDS encoding 2Fe-2S iron-sulfur cluster-binding protein, with amino-acid sequence MPKLTVEGTGTFDVEEGTKLVLALKDNGVHILHRCGGKARCTTCRVEVIAGDFCEATNDEKQAITEKGIEDHLRLSCQMRVHKDITVRPILTVENSGLDAGPRPAE; translated from the coding sequence TTGCCAAAATTAACAGTTGAAGGTACCGGAACTTTTGATGTTGAGGAAGGAACGAAATTAGTATTAGCACTTAAAGATAACGGTGTACACATTCTTCATCGTTGCGGTGGCAAAGCAAGATGTACAACTTGCCGAGTTGAAGTCATTGCAGGTGATTTTTGTGAGGCTACAAATGATGAAAAACAAGCTATTACGGAAAAAGGAATTGAAGACCACTTACGATTATCGTGCCAAATGCGTGTACATAAAGATATTACTGTTCGCCCTATACTTACAGTTGAAAATTCCGGTTTAGATGCTGGACCACGTCCGGCGGAGTAA
- a CDS encoding DUF4181 domain-containing protein — protein sequence MHVKVIVLVLWIIFLFFLENIVRKRLNIPKQKGWNNKYVNKLHKWGNRIIIFSYIVVMIICPSLSNPLYMGFLPFLFLISLYSFESYMEWKYDRESREFLMSLGGAVSLMITGIILYFLI from the coding sequence TTGCATGTGAAAGTAATTGTATTAGTTTTATGGATCATATTCTTATTTTTCTTAGAAAATATAGTGAGAAAAAGGCTAAATATACCGAAACAAAAAGGATGGAATAATAAATATGTAAATAAGCTGCATAAATGGGGAAACAGAATTATTATTTTTTCTTATATAGTGGTTATGATTATATGTCCTTCTCTTTCAAATCCCCTATACATGGGCTTTCTACCTTTTCTGTTTTTAATTTCGTTATATAGTTTCGAATCATATATGGAATGGAAATACGATAGAGAATCGAGGGAGTTTTTGATGTCCTTAGGCGGGGCTGTATCACTAATGATAACGGGGATAATTCTATATTTCCTTATTTAA
- a CDS encoding oxidoreductase: MNKKIAVITGASSGFGLLTTLELAKKNYLVIATMRNLEKQVDLISQATKLNLQQNIKVQQLDVTDQSSIHNFQLFLKDMNRVDLLINNAGYATGGFVEEIPVEEYRKQFETNLFGAISITQLVLPYMRKQKSGKIINISSISGQVGFPGLSPYVSSKYALEGWSESLRLEVKPFGIDVALLEPGSYNTNIWEVGKQLAENQSDTTSPYKEYMDKIQKHINNGNDTLGNPMDVANKIVEIAEARRTPLRYPIGKGVKFMIFAKKVLPWRLWEFLVLRSFRKM, encoded by the coding sequence ATGAATAAAAAAATCGCGGTTATTACAGGGGCATCAAGTGGATTCGGACTATTAACGACACTTGAACTTGCGAAAAAAAACTATTTAGTCATTGCTACAATGCGAAATCTTGAAAAACAAGTAGACTTAATATCTCAAGCTACTAAACTCAACTTACAGCAAAACATAAAAGTTCAACAATTAGATGTAACAGATCAAAGTTCTATACATAACTTTCAATTATTTTTAAAAGACATGAATAGAGTAGACCTTCTCATTAATAATGCAGGATATGCAACTGGGGGCTTTGTAGAAGAAATTCCAGTAGAGGAATACCGTAAACAATTTGAAACGAACCTTTTTGGAGCTATATCAATCACTCAACTTGTCTTACCATATATGAGAAAGCAGAAAAGTGGAAAAATCATTAATATAAGCAGCATTAGCGGCCAAGTCGGATTCCCTGGTTTATCCCCTTATGTATCTTCAAAATATGCATTAGAAGGCTGGAGTGAATCGCTTCGCTTAGAAGTAAAACCTTTCGGAATAGACGTTGCCTTACTTGAACCTGGTTCTTATAACACGAACATATGGGAAGTTGGTAAACAATTAGCTGAAAACCAATCTGATACAACCTCTCCTTACAAAGAATATATGGATAAAATACAAAAGCACATAAACAATGGCAACGATACACTTGGTAATCCGATGGATGTTGCAAATAAAATCGTAGAAATTGCTGAAGCAAGGCGTACTCCATTACGATACCCAATTGGGAAAGGTGTAAAATTTATGATCTTTGCGAAGAAGGTTCTTCCATGGAGATTGTGGGAATTTCTTGTTTTGAGGAGTTTTAGGAAGATGTAA
- a CDS encoding ABC transporter permease, protein MNSIPRIPLGEWVDSFVASLYEHFEGLFRGFSYIIGGFVDLLTNFLTIIPAILMIIILCFLIWYTTRKLSLVIFTLIGLLFILNINYWAQTMQTLALVLTSVIISIIIGIPIGILASQNERFSKFLKPTLDFMQTMPAFVYLIPAITFFGVGVVPGIIASVIFAMPPTIRFTDLGIRQVPEDLIEAANAFGSTASQKLFKVQLPLATGTIMAGVNQSIMLSLSMVVTASLVGAPGLGVDVYRSVTQVNIGMGFEAGLAIVVIAIILDRITQGFHTKRK, encoded by the coding sequence ATGAATAGTATACCGCGTATTCCATTAGGGGAATGGGTCGATTCATTTGTTGCAAGTTTATATGAGCACTTTGAAGGACTGTTCCGAGGATTCTCCTATATTATCGGCGGATTCGTTGATTTACTCACTAATTTTTTAACAATAATACCAGCCATATTGATGATTATTATCCTATGTTTCCTTATTTGGTACACAACGAGAAAATTATCTTTAGTCATTTTTACACTCATTGGATTATTATTTATTTTAAATATTAACTACTGGGCACAAACGATGCAAACATTAGCGCTCGTACTTACTTCCGTTATTATTTCAATTATTATCGGAATCCCAATTGGAATTTTAGCTTCGCAAAATGAACGTTTCTCAAAATTTTTAAAACCGACATTAGATTTTATGCAAACAATGCCCGCATTCGTGTATCTCATTCCCGCGATTACATTTTTTGGAGTAGGCGTCGTACCGGGCATTATCGCTTCCGTTATTTTTGCTATGCCACCGACAATCAGATTTACAGACTTAGGAATTAGACAAGTTCCAGAAGATTTAATTGAAGCTGCGAATGCGTTTGGCTCTACCGCATCACAAAAATTATTTAAAGTACAATTACCACTCGCAACCGGAACGATCATGGCTGGAGTGAATCAAAGTATTATGCTTTCGTTATCAATGGTTGTAACAGCTTCACTTGTAGGAGCGCCAGGACTTGGCGTCGATGTATATCGCTCTGTAACACAAGTAAACATCGGAATGGGATTTGAAGCTGGACTAGCTATCGTCGTGATTGCGATTATATTAGACCGAATTACGCAAGGGTTTCATACAAAAAGAAAATAA
- a CDS encoding DinB family protein — MFHVKDVLADQLLANANDPSWYIPFSDAVKDLSEREAFWKPNEESNSIAEIVQHLLYWNSTWQTRYKESNVNAVPAIGDNNKSFMLSDNQTFEELREKLLEKLLQWQNLINEDKVESDVIGFPVSAKWWEVLANVTTHNAYHIGQIIYIRKLQKSFDSE; from the coding sequence GTGTTCCATGTTAAAGACGTTTTAGCAGATCAGTTATTAGCAAATGCGAATGATCCTAGTTGGTATATTCCATTTTCAGATGCAGTAAAAGATTTATCTGAGAGAGAGGCTTTCTGGAAGCCGAATGAAGAGAGTAATAGTATAGCTGAAATTGTACAACATTTACTGTATTGGAACTCGACGTGGCAAACAAGGTATAAAGAATCAAATGTTAATGCCGTGCCCGCTATTGGTGATAATAACAAAAGTTTTATGCTATCAGATAATCAAACATTTGAAGAGTTAAGAGAAAAACTATTAGAGAAACTGTTACAATGGCAAAATCTCATAAATGAAGACAAGGTTGAAAGTGATGTAATTGGATTTCCTGTATCTGCGAAGTGGTGGGAAGTATTAGCTAATGTAACAACTCATAATGCGTATCATATTGGTCAAATTATTTACATTCGGAAATTACAGAAGAGTTTTGATAGTGAATAG
- a CDS encoding RNA polymerase subunit sigma-70, translating to MCTKVTQVLKDHIDMNHSNINLLIEHYAEVKRYCTFLTKNKWDGEDLAQEAICKVLQKYSEKKICITLLYKIARNQWLDQMKSKSVQEKLEQQNTFEEPHEKIADLHEMVGKVLSSLNVQQSVILLLKDVFQYSIADIAKVCSVSEGAVKASLFRSRNRLKTVSEEGIEIVEYTDDVEIVVTSIREERPELLTKLLPTIDFTKLPSIQPVLFFSMKKPSSYSCMLSAA from the coding sequence TTGTGCACAAAAGTAACTCAGGTTTTAAAGGATCATATCGATATGAATCATTCAAATATAAATTTATTAATTGAACATTATGCAGAGGTAAAAAGGTACTGTACGTTTTTGACGAAGAATAAATGGGATGGGGAAGACCTTGCCCAAGAAGCAATTTGCAAAGTTCTTCAAAAGTATAGTGAGAAGAAAATTTGTATAACGCTTCTGTATAAAATTGCTCGAAATCAATGGTTAGATCAAATGAAATCAAAATCCGTTCAAGAAAAGTTAGAACAGCAAAATACATTTGAAGAACCACATGAAAAAATTGCAGATTTGCATGAAATGGTAGGGAAAGTATTATCTTCGTTAAATGTGCAACAATCCGTAATTTTATTATTAAAGGATGTTTTTCAATATAGTATCGCGGATATTGCTAAAGTATGTTCGGTATCAGAAGGTGCAGTGAAAGCATCGTTATTTAGGAGTAGAAATAGGCTGAAAACGGTAAGTGAAGAAGGGATTGAAATAGTGGAGTACACGGATGATGTTGAAATCGTTGTAACTTCTATTCGTGAAGAAAGACCTGAATTGTTGACGAAACTTCTCCCAACAATAGATTTCACTAAGTTACCATCAATACAACCGGTGTTATTCTTCAGTATGAAAAAACCTTCTTCTTACAGTTGTATGCTTAGTGCGGCATAA
- a CDS encoding DUF4181 domain-containing protein, translating into MGNSTIWIIAIGLIIVGYFIEKFLRKKLNMSKSGFWGYKHVNSLHVKLEIGLFIVYLIVSFIYLFKAENANIGIAMLTYFGTTCLLRIWMEWKYNRETKEYILSIIGFFVFIFMVSILFYFDPIST; encoded by the coding sequence ATGGGTAACTCTACTATTTGGATTATAGCTATAGGACTAATTATTGTTGGATACTTTATAGAAAAATTTTTAAGAAAAAAGTTGAATATGTCAAAGAGCGGTTTTTGGGGATATAAGCATGTGAATAGTCTACATGTAAAATTGGAAATAGGTCTTTTTATCGTATATCTTATAGTAAGTTTTATTTATCTGTTCAAAGCAGAAAATGCTAATATAGGAATTGCTATGCTTACTTATTTTGGAACAACATGCCTATTACGCATATGGATGGAGTGGAAATATAATAGAGAGACAAAAGAATATATTCTCTCTATTATTGGATTTTTCGTATTTATTTTTATGGTTTCGATTTTGTTTTATTTTGATCCTATATCGACATAA
- a CDS encoding DUF4085 family protein has translation MKYFTKDWYKEMQISGFVNYIELIEEWKEVDPDYIQSLKDEVEERKEDLLDFLPETLHPYIQNNTIDSEYPPNELKQLLLEWTADYEKRMAQLDQSYLEHFNSVKEMLPANVIQLHEASLHDSEISTVERKSKDILSIKLDCSGTFSDFDNLQLTFTGVTKCSMSESFKGAWWLYHEIELTEDGFELGMLFDCPFEEVTICAKDVLLEKK, from the coding sequence TTGAAATATTTCACAAAAGATTGGTATAAAGAAATGCAAATTTCAGGATTTGTAAATTATATAGAATTAATAGAAGAATGGAAAGAAGTGGATCCTGATTATATACAAAGTTTGAAAGACGAAGTAGAAGAAAGGAAAGAAGATTTATTGGATTTTCTTCCTGAAACACTACATCCATACATTCAAAATAACACTATTGATTCAGAATATCCACCTAATGAATTAAAGCAACTTTTGTTAGAGTGGACAGCAGATTATGAGAAAAGAATGGCTCAATTAGATCAATCATACTTAGAACATTTTAATTCCGTTAAGGAAATGCTTCCGGCAAATGTCATTCAGTTACATGAGGCATCACTACATGATAGTGAAATTTCAACTGTAGAGAGAAAATCAAAAGATATTTTATCTATAAAATTAGATTGCAGTGGTACTTTTAGTGATTTCGATAACCTTCAATTAACTTTTACAGGAGTGACGAAATGTTCTATGTCGGAAAGTTTTAAAGGTGCTTGGTGGCTATACCATGAAATAGAGCTTACTGAAGATGGATTTGAATTAGGTATGTTATTTGATTGCCCATTTGAAGAAGTAACGATTTGTGCAAAAGATGTCTTGCTTGAGAAAAAATAA
- the rpiA gene encoding ribose 5-phosphate isomerase A has protein sequence MNLKQLAGEYAAGFVKDGMTIGLGTGSTVYWTIQKLGHRVQEGLSIQAVPTSKETEALAKQLSIPLISLNETGILDLTIDGADEINNDLQLIKGGGGALLREKIVATSSKELIIIADESKLVAHLGAFPLPIEIIPFSWKQTEKRVQSLGYETRLRMKDGGPFITDNGNLIIDCIFPNKILNPNDTHTGLKMITGVVETGLFINMTNKAIIGTKNGLKEY, from the coding sequence ATGAATTTAAAACAGCTAGCCGGTGAATATGCTGCTGGCTTTGTAAAAGATGGTATGACGATTGGACTTGGTACGGGTTCAACTGTATATTGGACAATACAAAAACTAGGTCACCGTGTACAAGAAGGGTTATCTATTCAAGCTGTACCGACATCAAAAGAAACTGAAGCATTAGCAAAACAACTATCTATTCCGTTAATCTCTTTAAATGAAACCGGCATACTCGATCTTACAATCGATGGTGCAGATGAAATCAATAATGATTTACAATTAATAAAAGGTGGCGGTGGTGCATTACTTCGCGAAAAAATTGTTGCCACCTCCTCTAAAGAACTTATTATTATTGCAGATGAATCCAAACTCGTTGCACACTTAGGTGCCTTTCCACTTCCTATTGAAATCATCCCCTTCTCTTGGAAGCAAACTGAAAAGAGAGTTCAATCTTTAGGATACGAAACACGTTTACGTATGAAAGATGGCGGACCATTTATAACTGATAACGGCAATTTAATTATTGATTGTATTTTTCCAAACAAAATATTGAATCCAAATGACACACATACAGGGTTAAAGATGATTACCGGTGTAGTTGAAACAGGATTATTTATCAATATGACGAACAAAGCGATCATCGGAACAAAAAACGGGCTAAAAGAATATTAA